ATGGCTGAAAACAGGAGATATAGGTGATCTTGACAGTGAGGGATATCTTACTGTAAAAGGACGTAAATCCAGCATGATAGTTTTATCAAACGGTAAAAATATTGATCCTGAAGCTATAGAAACCAAAATACAGGCAATAAGTAAAAATCTGATAAAAGAACTGGGGATTGTAGCGAAAAATGAAAAGTTGAATGCTATAGTAGTGCCTGATCTTGTAGAATTCAGAAAACAGGGTAAAAATAATATACAGCAGTACATAAAAGAGATAATCGAGGACTATAATCTTGAAGCAGCCAGTTACAGAAAGGTTTTACATTTTAAGCTGGTGGAAGAAGAGCTGCCTAAAACAAGGATCGGGAAGTTAAAAAGATTTATGCTGCCGGATATTCTTGATGACAAAGCAGAAAAGAAAGAGAAGGTTCCTGAACCTGATACAAACGAGTATAAAGTATTAAAGGATTATGTGAAAAAGCTAAAAGGCTTTGAGCCGGGGCCTGATGATAATCTGGAACTGGAAATAGGTCTTGATTCGCTTGATAAAGTAGAACTGCTTGCATATATAGAAAATAGTTTCGGACTGAAACTGGATGAAGGGAAGTTCTCGGAAATTTCTACATTAAGAAAACTTTCAGAATATATAAAAGAACGTGCAACAGAATTTTATGAAAAAGAAGTAAACTGGAGTGAGATTATAGAAGAAGTACCTGTAAGAAAAACAAACTCAGGATGGATAGCAAGGGCATTCAGACTTCCTATTCTATTGATACTGAAATTGTATTTCAGACTGAAAACAGTGGATAAGAAAAAGCTTACAGGCGAACAGGTAATTTTCGTATCAAATCATCAGAGCTTTATAGATGCATTAGTGGTAGCAGGGGTATTTCCGGCAAAGATACTGAAAAAAACATCTTTTCTTGCAATTGATCTTTATTTCAAAAAAGGTCTTATGAAATACATAGCAGAAAATGCAAATATAGTCGTCATAGATATAAATAATAATATAAAGCACACAATAGAAGAGATAACAAATGCACTGAAACAAGGAAGAAACATTTTGATTTTTCCTGAAGGTGCAAGAACAAAAGACGGCAAAGTAAGCCAGTTTAAAAAAGTTTTTGCTATTCTTGCGAAAGAATTAAATATCAGTGTTCAGTGTATCGGGATAAAAGGAGCATTCGAGGCATATTCAAGATATACAAAGTTTCCTAAACCAAGAAAAATAGAAGTAAAAGTACTGGAAAGATTCTCCCCCGAGGGAAGTTACGAGGATATCGCAGCAAAAGCAGAAAATATAATAAGAGAATATGTAGAAAATTAGAAAATAAATAAACAGCCGGATTTTATATTCCCGGTTGTTTTTTAGTTTTGGAGATATGCTTACAAGCTAAAGAACAGGCTTAGAGAGAGAATTTTTGTTTAGATTTGACATTATGGTGATAAATTGATAAAATACACTTGTTATTCTCAAGAAAGGTGTGATTTTGATGAGAGAAAATATTTTAATTAATAAGATAATAAAAGAAAAAAATGAAAGCATAGTTACAGAATTATTGTTAATAGTTTTTGGCGCAATTTTTCTGGGTATGACTGCAAGAATTACAATAATGCTTCCATTTACGCCGGTACCAATTACAGGGCAGACATTTGGTGTTCTTATGATCGGATTGGTTTACGGAAGAAAATTAGGATTGAAAACTATAGGAGCATATATTGCCGCAGGTATGGCAGGACTTCCGCTTTTTGGAACAGCAGGACCAAGTCTTCTGTTTTTGAAACCCACAGGAGGATACCTTATAGGATATGTTTTCATGGTTTTAATATGCGGTTACCTGACTGAAAAAGGATGGGGGAAATCTTATGTTAAAACTCTTGCTATGATGCTGCTTGCTGAAACAGTAATGTACTTTTTCGGTCTGATACATTTATCTTTTTTTGTAAAAGGAAATGTACTTGAAATGGGACTATACCCGTTTATAATAGGTGACTTAGTGAAGATGGCACTGGTAACTTTTTCAGTTCCAAGTGTATGGAAAGCAGTGGATTCTTTCAAAAAATAACAAAAAAATGAAAAAAATTTTTCTCCGGGAAGCATTGAATTTATTGGTTTTGATGAAACAGAATGCCATTTAATGTTAAATTAAATAAGAAATCTGTTGACATCTGAAGCTAGATACTATATAATACTTCTTGTCTGTGTGCCTTGGTGGCGAAATCGGTAGACGCACAGGACTTAAAATCCTGTGGTGAATATCACCGTGCCGGTTCAAGTCCGGCCCGAGGCACCATCGGAGTAACACATGTTGTTGAGTAAATGGAAAGAGAGAATACTTTGACGCGGAGTAGAGCAGTCTGGTAGCTCGTCGGGCTCATAACCCGAAGGTCGTTGGTTCAAATCCAGCCTCCGCAACCAATAAAATACAACACTTATATGCGGGAGTAGCTCAGTTGGTAGAGCGTCAGCCTTCCAAGCTGAATGTCGCGAGTTCGACCCTCGTCTCCCGCTCCATAAGAGCCATTAGCTCAGTCGGTAGAGCACATGACTTTTAATCATGGTGTCACTGGTTCGATTCCAGTATGGCTCACCAAAATAATTTTGTGCCTGTAGCTCAGTTGGATAGAGCAACGGCCTTCTAAGCCGTGGGTCAGGAGTTCGAATCTCTTCAGGCACGCCATACAAAATTATGGATCCGTAGCTCAGGTGGTTAGAGCACTCGGCTCATAACCGAGTGGTCACTGGTTCGATCCCAGTCGGATCCACCATTTGCACCCTTCGTCTAGTGGTTAGGACACCGGGTTTTCATCCCGGCAACAGGGGTTCGATCCCCCTAGGGTGTACCAAGGTTATAATATATTGGTGCACAGCACTAATGTTGAAGATAAATATTCGCTGTTTGGATTTACGGCGATTTTTTTTGTTTAAATTCTTTTCTTTTCCTTCCTGTTAGTTTTGGAAATTCATATTTTATCTCTATTCAATTTTTTATAAAATTACATTTTGATCATAGAAAATGAAATAACTATTTATTTTGTTGTTAAAGAGGATACTGTGTTTTTGTGTCCGTCAGTCTGGCTGCATGTTAGAAAATGTCTAAAAATGGCGTTTTTTTTAATCTGAGAGGATGAGAGAACAGTGTTTGCAGATATTTTAGAAAAGGATTATGGGGATCAGCCTGAATTTATGCGGTAAACGGAAATTTTTATTGAAGATATGAAGAGAATAGATTAGAATATCAGAAAAGTACTGTTTATTCAGGAGGGATAATGGTAAGTAAAAAAGGAAAGCGTTTATTAAAGACAAAGCACGGAATATTTTACTGGTATGTGAAAAATGACTGGTATAGTGTAGGAATAACAGAGGGGAATTCTTACGGACTTACACTTTATATAGCATCTGATAACAGAAAAGAAGCACTGCATTATCTGATAGGCAGTGATTTTGTGACTATAAGTGCGAGTAAAATTTTTTTTGGAAAAGATTTTAAAGGATGGCAGAGAATAAAATGTCCGGTCTGGAGTAAAGAAATAATTACACCCGGTATAGTGGAAAAGATAATAAACTGGCATATGGAGGATAATAAAGAAATTATCAGGACAGATTATACAGGAAAAGTTTTATAAAATAGAATTATATCAGAAATTTATTTGACAAAAAAAATGTGTTGAGATAGAATTATAGAAGATGAAATCATTCTTGAGTATTATATTTTAAAGAGAAATATTTTAGTATGATTTTGTTACGGAAATACTAATTCTAAAAAATTCAGGAGGCAGTCAGAATGAAAAATACATGGAAAGAATTGCTGGAAGAGGAAAAGGAAAAAGAATATTTTAAAAATCTGGAAGAATTTTTGGATAAAGAATATGAAACAATTGATATTTATCCTGAAAGAAAAAATCTTTATAATGCATTGGATTTGACCAGTTATGAAGATACAAATGTGATAATTCTGGGGCAGGACCCATATCATGGACCGCATCAGGCACATGGTCTGAGTTTTTCCATAGAGTCGGAAAAAGCAAAATTTCCTCCTTCACTTCGTAATATGTTTAAGGAACTGAAATCAGATCTTGATATAGAAAGAACGGAACGTAATCTTACAGATTGGGCAAAGCAGGGAGTACTGCTTTTGAACACGGTGTTAACAGTGCAGGCTGGGAAAGCAGCTTCTCACAGAAAAAAAGGCTGGGAAATTTTTACTGATACTGTTATAAAAAAGCTGAATGATAAAGATGAACAGGTGATTTTTGTACTTTGGGGCGGGGATGCCAAAAAGAAGGTTCCTTTAATCACGAACCCTAAACATAAGATAATAGAAGGAGTTCATCCGAGTCCTTTATCTGCACATACAGGATTTTTCGGGAGTAAGCCGTTCAGCAAGATAAATGAATATTTGAAAGAGGCTGGAAAAGATACGATTAACTGGTAATTTTGAATTTTTAATTATAGAATTTTTTGGTAATTTATATAGAAAGCAGGGGAAATATCTTAAAAATCCCTGTTTTTTTATTTTGAGATCAAATGTTTTCAGGTATTGAAGGAGATGTTGGAACGCTGAATTTAAAGGCTTTGAGTGGAAATGGGAATTTTTTTTCTTTTTTTTCTTGACATCATGCTTATTTTTTGGTATATTATATGGGTTCTGTTAAGTATTATGTAGAACAGAGAGATGGAAGAATGTCCGAATTGGCTAAGGAACCGGTCTTGAAAACCGGCGAAACCGCAAGGTGTCTGGGTTCGAGTCCCAGTTCTTCCGCCATTTATGCCCAGATAGCTCAGTCGGTAGAGCAAGGGACTGAAAATCCCTGTGTCCGTGGTTCGATTCCGCGTCTGGGCACCATATGTATCTACAGACTATCAAAAAAATCTTATTTTAAAAGGCTTTCAGAGTTTTCTAAAATAAGATTTTTTATTTGAAAATCTAAAAATACGAATTTTATATTAAAAAAATAGCTTTTCAATGGAAAAAGTACCCAGACTATTAAAAAAAGATGCCCTATTTTAGGCATCTTTTATATATTTAATTTTATGTTAAATTGTAATGGGGCTTTTGAAATTAAAATTATTTCATTAATTAACATCCTGAAAATTTCATTTAATTCAGTTATTTCATCATCTTTTATATTTTTAATAACATTTCTAAGGATTTCAATGTTGTCCATCTGGTTATTTTTTTTATCTTCAAAGGCAATGATAGAGGAAAACTTTTTTATATTTTGATTTTCTAAATCTATTTTATTATCAATTCTTTTTTTAGATTTTACGAATTCATTTTCTGTTAGTAGATTTTTTGTAAGTAAATCTATAAGTTTTAACTTTTCGTCTTCGAAAGAAGAGATTTTTTTATTTGAGATATTTATTTTTTTTTGCATATTGATTGTGTTATCGGCAGTAACCATACTATTAAGCTTTTCTAATTCTGTCATTTGCATTAATCTTTTAAGAATTTCTTTTTCTATTTTAATTGTACTTATGGCTTTATTACAGATGTTACATTTATAGTTATTAAATCCCTTACTGCAGGTTGATTTATACATTTTTCCACCACAATGACATTTTAAGATTCCAGAAAATAAAAGACCATTAGTTTTTATTATATTGTTTTGAGAAATCAAATCTTGAACTGTATCAAAAATATCTAAATCTATTATGGCAGGGTGTCTTCCCTCAAAAATATTTTTAAATTCTTTATGCCTTTTATAGGTATTTGTATCAATGTTATTTTCCTGTTTTCCATAGGGTAATTTACCAATGTAAAATTTATTTGAAAGCATAAATTTTATACTAGAAATATTTCTGTGGTATTTTTCAGCAACTTTTTTTAAAGATCTGTATTCAATATAATCTAAAAAGATATTCTTTAATATATAGGCATTTTCCTCATCAGGAATTATGTTATTATTATTATCTTTCGTATATCCAAAAGGTAGTGTTCCCCCTTGCCAGATACCATCTTTTGCTCTAGCTAGTTTATTAGATTTTGTTCTGATAGAAATTTGTTTTCTTTCAAATCCGGCAAGCCCACTCTGAATGTGAAAAAAAAGCATGCCTGTAGGTGTTGTGGTATCTAACTCCGGTTGTGAAATAGGTATGAATTTTATTCCTTTTTCGTTTAAATCGAATACAAAATTAATAAGAGTTTTTGAAGTTCTTGAAACTCTGGAAATTTCAAATACAATGAGGACATCAAAAGATTTTTTGTGTATTTCTTTCATTAATTCTAAGAATCCAGGACGATCATCTTTTCCACCGGATTCTACATCTGAAATAACTCTTTTTATATGGTAGCCTTTTGAGATAGCATATTCTTGAGTTTTTATTATTTGATACTTTAGACTTTCATTATCTTCCTGCATGGTTGTGCTAACTCTGGCATATATTATGCAGTTTTGCATTTGCTATCCTTTCTTTGCTCTTGCTTTTCATATAGTTTTTTTATTTTGAAAATAATTATATTTAAGTTTTGATTTTCCATAATTATCAACCTCATTTGAATAATTTTATTTTTTGTGTTATAGTTTTATCGTTAGTTTTCATCGAGACAGTTTTTAGTCTGGCCAGATTATCGCTGTCTCTTTTTTCATATATAAATTTACTTTTCTGATCCAATACTTTTATAAACTCCCACAGTTTTAAAATATAGCTATCAGGTTTATTGAATTTAATGTCAGTAAAAATAAATATTATAATTGTAATGAAAGCAATTAACATCCAATTTTGACCTAAAAAGCTTCCAGTATACCATTTAAATATTTCTGTATTTCCAATGTAGATACAGATTTTTTCTATCATTTTACCATCTCCTATTTATTATTTTATTTTAACCCAAGTATCAAACATATTTCATTTACCAAAGTAAATAAAAAAT
This genomic stretch from Sebaldella sp. S0638 harbors:
- a CDS encoding biotin transporter BioY, which encodes MRENILINKIIKEKNESIVTELLLIVFGAIFLGMTARITIMLPFTPVPITGQTFGVLMIGLVYGRKLGLKTIGAYIAAGMAGLPLFGTAGPSLLFLKPTGGYLIGYVFMVLICGYLTEKGWGKSYVKTLAMMLLAETVMYFFGLIHLSFFVKGNVLEMGLYPFIIGDLVKMALVTFSVPSVWKAVDSFKK
- a CDS encoding AMP-binding protein, which gives rise to MFMREDNHLAFVDFNNKPHTYAELMSNIKRFSNVYDELNGENVLILMENRPEWLYAFFSIWNNKGVGVAIDANSNPDEMAYVINDATPKIIFCSNETKGNMEKALGKIDSLPDSVKIINVDDIKAEEIEEKPGEYRVPGKDDTAAMLYTSGTTGNPKGVMLSFENLMSNMEGIIAREIITDVDQTLALLPFHHVLPLMVTLVVMHSGASIVFVSKIASKEMLEALGRNRVTIMVGVPRVYKLLGDGIKAQIDSSFLARKIYNSTKFIKSMKIRKAIFGKVHKKLGNNLKQLISGGAKLDVEVGEIFERLGFYVTEGYGLTETSPIIAVATIKERKLGTVGKLLPRTEVKIVEEEIWIKGPQVMKGYYKKPDKTKEIITEDGWLKTGDIGDLDSEGYLTVKGRKSSMIVLSNGKNIDPEAIETKIQAISKNLIKELGIVAKNEKLNAIVVPDLVEFRKQGKNNIQQYIKEIIEDYNLEAASYRKVLHFKLVEEELPKTRIGKLKRFMLPDILDDKAEKKEKVPEPDTNEYKVLKDYVKKLKGFEPGPDDNLELEIGLDSLDKVELLAYIENSFGLKLDEGKFSEISTLRKLSEYIKERATEFYEKEVNWSEIIEEVPVRKTNSGWIARAFRLPILLILKLYFRLKTVDKKKLTGEQVIFVSNHQSFIDALVVAGVFPAKILKKTSFLAIDLYFKKGLMKYIAENANIVVIDINNNIKHTIEEITNALKQGRNILIFPEGARTKDGKVSQFKKVFAILAKELNISVQCIGIKGAFEAYSRYTKFPKPRKIEVKVLERFSPEGSYEDIAAKAENIIREYVEN
- a CDS encoding recombinase family protein, whose amino-acid sequence is MQNCIIYARVSTTMQEDNESLKYQIIKTQEYAISKGYHIKRVISDVESGGKDDRPGFLELMKEIHKKSFDVLIVFEISRVSRTSKTLINFVFDLNEKGIKFIPISQPELDTTTPTGMLFFHIQSGLAGFERKQISIRTKSNKLARAKDGIWQGGTLPFGYTKDNNNNIIPDEENAYILKNIFLDYIEYRSLKKVAEKYHRNISSIKFMLSNKFYIGKLPYGKQENNIDTNTYKRHKEFKNIFEGRHPAIIDLDIFDTVQDLISQNNIIKTNGLLFSGILKCHCGGKMYKSTCSKGFNNYKCNICNKAISTIKIEKEILKRLMQMTELEKLNSMVTADNTINMQKKINISNKKISSFEDEKLKLIDLLTKNLLTENEFVKSKKRIDNKIDLENQNIKKFSSIIAFEDKKNNQMDNIEILRNVIKNIKDDEITELNEIFRMLINEIILISKAPLQFNIKLNI
- a CDS encoding uracil-DNA glycosylase, with translation MKNTWKELLEEEKEKEYFKNLEEFLDKEYETIDIYPERKNLYNALDLTSYEDTNVIILGQDPYHGPHQAHGLSFSIESEKAKFPPSLRNMFKELKSDLDIERTERNLTDWAKQGVLLLNTVLTVQAGKAASHRKKGWEIFTDTVIKKLNDKDEQVIFVLWGGDAKKKVPLITNPKHKIIEGVHPSPLSAHTGFFGSKPFSKINEYLKEAGKDTINW